In Cicer arietinum cultivar CDC Frontier isolate Library 1 chromosome 7, Cicar.CDCFrontier_v2.0, whole genome shotgun sequence, a single window of DNA contains:
- the LOC101493033 gene encoding phosphatidylglycerophosphate phosphatase PTPMT1, whose product MHIEELKGGEVGEGGEEGRWSLVGLDTKRVLVGAGARALFYPTLVYNVVRNRLQAEFRWWDKVDEFILLGAVPFPIDVPRLKDLGVRGVITLNESYETLVPTKLYYTHGIDHLVIPTRDYCFAPSLHNIRRAVDFIHENALSGRTTYVHCKAGRGRSTTVVICYLVHHKLMSPDAAYEYVKSIRPRVLLASSQWQAVLDYYRHLIMRRAIGFAPGADLFVKASGVVAAASRDLVKFDDNSVVVVTEQDLEGYDPSCESGAMASEIWADLSVVYRVRVAGQAALARISCLWLRYGTTDQKISAENLSRESNCSIRSNHLGGISVDIHVY is encoded by the exons ATGCATATTGAGGAATTGAAGGGAGGTGAGGTTGGAGAAGGTGGTGAGGAAGGGAGATGGAGCTTGGTTGGTTTGGATACAAAAAGGGTTTTGGTTGGAGCAGGTGCTAGAGCGCTGTTTTATCCTACGCTTGTTTATAATGTTGTTAGGAATAGGCTTCAGGCTGAGTTTCGATGGTGGGATAAAGTTGACGAG TTCATATTGTTAGGTGCTGTTCCATTTCCTATTGATGTTCCTCGCTTGAAGGATCTTGGTGTTCGCGGGGTCATTACATTGAATGAGTCATATGAGACTTTGGTTCCAACCAAATTATATTAT ACTCATGGCATTGATCATCTGGTGATTCCTACCAGAGATTATTGTTTTGCTCCATCATTACATAACATACGCCGTGCTGTTGACTTCATACACG AAAATGCATTGTCTGGACGTACTACATATGTCCACTGCAAAGCAGGACGGGGTCGCAGCACAACTGTTGTTATTTGTTATCTG GTGCACCACAAACTGATGTCCCCTGATGCTGCATATGAATATGTTAAGTCAATTCGGCCAAGGGTGCTTCTAGCTTCCTCTCAGTGGCAA GCTGTCCTGGATTACTACCGCCACCTTATTATGAGGAGGGCTATTGGATTTGCACCTGGAGCTGATCTATTTGTAAAGGCTTCTGGGGTTGTTGCAGCAGCTTCACGAGATCTTGTCAAGTTTGATGACAATTCTGTAGTTGTGGTAACAGAGCAAGATCTTGAGGGATATGACCCAAGTTGTGAATCAGGAGCCATGGCAAGTGAAATATGGGCAGACTTAAGCGTTGTTTACCGTGTGCGAGTTGCTGGACAGGCAGCATTGGCAAGAATATCATGCCTTTGGTTGCGATATGGTACCACTGACCAGAAGATTTCTGCGGAAAACTTGAGCAGGGAAAGCAATTGCTCAATCAGAAGTAATCACTTGGGAGGAATAAGTGTTGATATTCACGTGTACTGA
- the LOC101493359 gene encoding deSI-like protein At4g17486 has product MPSFPRSSSLNKVLDTDKKTNTMVYLNVYDLTPANNYLYMFGVGIFHSGIEVHGMEYGFGAHEYSTSGVFEVEPRSCPGFIFRRSVLLGSTDMNYSQFRSFIERLSAKYHGDTYHLIAKNCNHFTDEVCQQLTGKPIPAWVNRLARVGSFCNCLLPESLQVSAVRHEPDHLGHSDEEDSESDSASVDSEEEGSKHHLLTPTNGDVNFIKEKPMALQ; this is encoded by the exons ATGCCATCGTTCCCTAGGAGTTCTAGCTTGAATAAGGTGCTTGATACCGACAAAAAGACTAATACTATGGTCTACCTTAATGTCTATGATCTCACCCCTGCCAATAATTATCTTTACATGTTTGGTGTTGGGATCTTTCATTCCGGTATCGAAG TGCATGGCATGGAATATGGCTTTGGAGCACACGAGTATTCAACAAGTGGAGTATTTGAGGTGGAACCTAGAAGTTGTCCCGGCTTTATCTTCAGACGTTCAGTATTGTTAGGCAGCACCGATATGAATTATTCACAATTCCGCTCTTTCATTGAACGCCTTTCCGCAAAATATCATGGAGACACTTACCATTTGATTGCGAAGAATTGCAACCATTTTACAGATGAAGTTTGCCAACAGTTAACGGGAAAGCCTATCCCTGCGTGGGTTAATCGGTTGGCTCGTGTTG GTTCTTTTTGCAATTGTCTTCTGCCAGAAAGCCTTCAGGTTTCTGCTGTTAGACACGAACCTGATCATCTCGGACATTCTG ATGAAGAAGATTCAGAATCTGATTCTGCATCAGTTGATAGTGAAGAGGAAGGTTCCAAGCACCATTTGCTAACTCCAACGAATGGTGATGTTAACTTTATAAAGGAAAAACCGATGGCTCTccaatga